A single Glycine soja cultivar W05 chromosome 14, ASM419377v2, whole genome shotgun sequence DNA region contains:
- the LOC114383513 gene encoding uncharacterized protein LOC114383513 → MGGEENVKHLEDCSVSNALGTWVFSVAGALLAIPVGIKRKSLAPLVFFGTTGTMLDIIMGISACEREHAERQMKLLEAQNAAAETSLGETEIDS, encoded by the exons ATGGGAGGTGAAGAAAATGTAAAGCATCTTGAAGATTGTTCTGTTTCCAA TGCATTGGGCACTTGGGTATTCTCAGTTGCAGGAGCTTTGCTGGCTATTCCAGTGGGGATAAAGCGCAAATCTCTGGCACCCCTTGTATTTTTTGGCACCACTGGTACTATGTTGGATATTATTATGGGAATTAGTGCTTGCGAAAGGGAACATGCAGAGCGCCAAATGAAGTTACTTGAAGCGCAAAATGCTGCTGCCGAGACTTCTTTGGGTGAAACAGAAATTGATTCATAA